The nucleotide window TAAAACACTGCTTTTACTGATATATTCTCCACAAATAAATCCATACCTTCTATGACTAGATCTTTTTACTCTGAACTGGAACTTGTGCATCACAGAAAAATTCTTTATTGCAGCAGCTACAGTTTGCTTGTCCTGATAAACTTGTCCTTCTTCAATATATGTTTGCGTAGATttagttattatttcactttgataTTCATCTATAGCTGGTGAGGATGGAAATTCAAGTAAGTTTAGGGATCCAGACGAACCTGCAGCAACATAGAGATAAATGTAGTAACTATGTAGATAATTTTGAAAACAACATTGCTTTATGAGCTTCagtacattgtttaatatagttaATTTGTAGATAAATGTTGTAATATTGTAGATAACACACTAACACAATAACTCTCTGCAATGTCGAATTAAACATACCTGCACTTGTGCTATCGTTGATGATTGccaattccatattgaaatctcTTACGCTTATACATAAAGGATACAAACCTAAGTTCTTATTCTCCTTTTTGGTCTCCATATACACACGAACCCTCATATCATTCCTAATCTCCATTGGAGGACAATTGTCGTtcacaatgtatttgatttctacAATTTTATCCGATGTATCAATCGATAGTTGTTCTGCAACTGTAGAAATCAGAATTCCGTAGCTTGCATTCTCATCTACCACAATGGCATCAACTTCAAAATCTCTAAATCTGCCATAATGATCCCAATTTCCATTCAATTTTAGCATTATTGGGATTTTTGACATGATTTCGTGTAGTTGAGAGAAAAAAGATGAAGAACAGATATAGATTCAACAATTTGAGTACTGAGGTCAATGAAAAACAATTTTGAATTCTACAATTTGTATTGCGTTGTAGAATTTGTAAAAGCAATTTGACTACTGGAGCTTATGAAGCTTGCGTTGTTTTAGAATTGTAGTGAATGAGAGAATTACGCAGCAATGAGATCTCTTTCCGTTTCAAAATTCGAATTTAATGTGGAAAGAATCAAACGCAGATTTCGTGCCTTCTTTTTAGCGCGTTTTAAATGGCAGAATCTTCATAATTATGAATTGGTATATAAATTGTAGTAAAAGTGTGAACTGGGCGGGTAATTAACAAATTAtgaacatttttggtaataaggtttcatatgtGGTATAGGTAggaaaaaatcccaaaaaaaaaaccaaGCATTTACCAAGATGTAAATTTTTTTAGACTTTGATGCTTCGGACCCAAGTTATTTTACCCTAGCTAATTTTAACCACAAACCACGGAATTACCAATTCCAGAACTTCAAACGACGCCGTGGCTACTTCCGTGCCGTAGGTAAGAATTGCCCCCATTTCATTATCAACCCCTAATTCCTGTAAAATTTTCTCGTCATTCTCACGGGGCACGCGGAAATTCCGGTTGAAACCAGGGGCAATTGCGGAATAAATATTGTTATATATAGGGCGCCAGTGCTAAACGTTTGGTTTCTCAGACGAAAAAGATCTGAACGAAGCAGAGACAGAAGTTTCCGTTATCCGTTTCTCTTTCACTCACCACAGGCTTTCTTTCTCCCTCCGTATCTATCTATTGCTTTCTCTCTCTAAATTCTTGAGATATTCCTCTCAcaattttagggtttttgttcCCCTTCCAATCAATTACTGATTTGACTCATCAACAATGGGTTCCGATTCAATCCTCAGCGGTTCGATCCCAATTGTTTCCTCTAACCCCAAGGATTTTGCCAAGAAAAAAAGGGTAACTAATTCTGTTTTTAGTTTCTACCTATTCATTTACGTTTTCAATACTTTTTTAGTGATTGAGTTGTATTTCTGCGTAATTTCAGGCTAATCGTTCAGCTAAGTTGAAGCAGTGCAAGCTTGATGCGCGACGCGAGCAGTGGCTTTCACAAGGTTGCATAATATCTCCTTTTTTCACATATAATTTTGCATGTATTTGTGATCTGCCTTTTGCTGAATTTTCCATTTGCATCTTTTATGGATTTAAGCAATAAACACTGACAAAATAAAGTTCTTTTTAGAATATCGGTGAATTTTAACTTGTATTAGCAGGTCGGTTACCATTTGTATCAGATTACTCGTTAGTGCTTTTCAAGAGATTTGTGTGATACTGTCACTGCATAGTTAAGTCTCCTTTTGTCCCTTTAATTTCAAGATTTTGTAgtcaacatatatatatgtatgtgattatttatttgaatttctTGTTATGTCTATGTTTCTTAAATCTTGGCGTTGGGGTTTTGTATAGTGAAGAACAAAAGCTTGAAGGAGGAACCAAATGCTGGAGGAACACATAGTCCAGCAAAGAATGTTGAGAGCGAGAGGAGGCGATTGATTGAGAAGTTGCAGATAAAGCCGAGAGGGGAAGAGGGCAATGAAGGATCATCAAACCACTACAGTGATTCTGATTCACCTACAAGCCATACCAGTAGTGTTTTGGGAGGAAATGATTCTGGGACTAATTTCACcggcagcagcagcagtagttgTACCAGCAGTAGCAGTGGTGGATGTTGTTCAGGGAGTATGAGCGAGGAAGATGATGACTGCTTGGACGATTGGGAGGCTGTTGCTGATGCTCTGGCTGCCACTGATCACAAACAGGAGCAGCATAATCCCAGCTTGGATTCACATTGTGAGAGGGATGATAATGTTGCGCATATGAGTTCTAGGCAAGTGACTTCTAACAGGCAGGTTTCAGAGTCTAATGACAGAGAATTGGCACCTAGACCTCCTCTCAGTTGCCAGGCATGGAGGCCTGATGATACCTTCCGTCCACCAAGTCTGCCAACCTTGTCGAAGCAGTATAGCTTTCCAATGAATTCTGAGCGGCATTGTAGGGGAGGCTCTGTATGGGGATGTAAAAGTTTATCCTCCGTACCCACGTCATGTCCTATATGCTGTGAAGATTTGGATTTTACAGACACAAGTTTTCTCCCTTGTTCATGTGGGTTTCGGCTTTGTCTCTTTTGTCACAAGAGGATTCTTGAGGAGGATGGCCGTTGCCCCGGGTGCAGGAAGCAGTATGTTCAGGATCCAGTCGAGCGAGAGGCTACCATAGATGGAGGCAGCCTGACAGTTCGATTGACTCGTTCTTGTAGCATGATATCAAGGTCCTAGGAAGATTCTTTTTTTCCATGAATGTGTATGTTGGGTCCTTTTCTGTCTCTGCATGACATGTGAGTGTTCTAGCTCTTAGCAGACTGAGACTCAAGATTTTCCATAGCTATAGATGTTGATATAGGTGAGTCTGAAAGCATGGGAAAATAGTTCTGGTTCCCTTATGATTTTTTGCATTATAGATGTGGTGCTTGTGCTGATGTAGAACACTCATTATG belongs to Nicotiana tabacum cultivar K326 chromosome 6, ASM71507v2, whole genome shotgun sequence and includes:
- the LOC107813209 gene encoding uncharacterized protein LOC107813209 isoform X1, encoding MGSDSILSGSIPIVSSNPKDFAKKKRANRSAKLKQCKLDARREQWLSQVKNKSLKEEPNAGGTHSPAKNVESERRRLIEKLQIKPRGEEGNEGSSNHYSDSDSPTSHTSSVLGGNDSGTNFTGSSSSSCTSSSSGGCCSGSMSEEDDDCLDDWEAVADALAATDHKQEQHNPSLDSHCERDDNVAHMSSRQVTSNRQVSESNDRELAPRPPLSCQAWRPDDTFRPPSLPTLSKQYSFPMNSERHCRGGSVWGCKSLSSVPTSCPICCEDLDFTDTSFLPCSCGFRLCLFCHKRILEEDGRCPGCRKQYVQDPVEREATIDGGSLTVRLTRSCSMISRS
- the LOC107813209 gene encoding uncharacterized protein LOC107813209 isoform X2, which encodes MRDASSGFHKNKSLKEEPNAGGTHSPAKNVESERRRLIEKLQIKPRGEEGNEGSSNHYSDSDSPTSHTSSVLGGNDSGTNFTGSSSSSCTSSSSGGCCSGSMSEEDDDCLDDWEAVADALAATDHKQEQHNPSLDSHCERDDNVAHMSSRQVTSNRQVSESNDRELAPRPPLSCQAWRPDDTFRPPSLPTLSKQYSFPMNSERHCRGGSVWGCKSLSSVPTSCPICCEDLDFTDTSFLPCSCGFRLCLFCHKRILEEDGRCPGCRKQYVQDPVEREATIDGGSLTVRLTRSCSMISRS
- the LOC107813209 gene encoding uncharacterized protein LOC107813209 isoform X3, which translates into the protein MKNKSLKEEPNAGGTHSPAKNVESERRRLIEKLQIKPRGEEGNEGSSNHYSDSDSPTSHTSSVLGGNDSGTNFTGSSSSSCTSSSSGGCCSGSMSEEDDDCLDDWEAVADALAATDHKQEQHNPSLDSHCERDDNVAHMSSRQVTSNRQVSESNDRELAPRPPLSCQAWRPDDTFRPPSLPTLSKQYSFPMNSERHCRGGSVWGCKSLSSVPTSCPICCEDLDFTDTSFLPCSCGFRLCLFCHKRILEEDGRCPGCRKQYVQDPVEREATIDGGSLTVRLTRSCSMISRS